In the Pseudomonas sp. ADAK2 genome, one interval contains:
- a CDS encoding winged helix-turn-helix transcriptional regulator has protein sequence MTTTSEICGTGCGLNATLRIISGKWKPLVLFFLRDGPKRYGELKRLIPGVSDKVLIQQLKDLEADHVLARTDYKEVPPRVDYTLTPLGRSLADAIMPLCTWGTENAAQMASIFAKRDALP, from the coding sequence ATGACGACGACTTCTGAAATCTGTGGCACCGGTTGTGGGCTTAACGCCACGCTGCGCATCATCTCGGGCAAGTGGAAACCGCTGGTCTTGTTTTTCCTGCGCGATGGCCCGAAGCGTTACGGCGAGCTCAAGCGTTTGATCCCGGGCGTCAGTGACAAGGTGCTGATCCAGCAATTGAAGGATCTGGAGGCCGATCACGTGCTGGCGCGAACCGACTACAAGGAAGTGCCGCCACGCGTGGACTACACGCTGACCCCGCTCGGTCGCAGCCTGGCAGACGCGATCATGCCGCTGTGCACCTGGGGAACCGAGAATGCGGCGCAAATGGCAAGCATCTTCGCCAAGCGCGACGCTTTGCCCTAG